The Aureispira anguillae genome contains a region encoding:
- a CDS encoding outer membrane protein assembly factor BamB family protein has protein sequence MKLLNTIDLMDIAFNKAYDEDNVYFRMDSSIIAIESASGKLLWEYAIEYASPVGTHLIWVFDECIVYGAIDRSTGHQVFGLLNKNGEELKVIKTPHRIYNKGINNKEEQTLSFVSLHTEHNTRYYCVFNPQSGAINEIKKIENTVEFPFFENENLLFGGSDGVFLVRQDSIEKVYDKNILHVVHFEDQTWIVEALEDSSMFGIKKWNQTNDLIFSFENEALQKSTFSNIQVFEDKMYITLGDGGGMNCYDLTTGKLRWQFGKDKMTINSYTITQNQVFVVAETLEADLQISIIDAMNGSLIDKVDTDIEPEYITHINDNIYLSGLLGMQVYTLATV, from the coding sequence ATGAAACTTTTGAATACAATTGATTTGATGGATATTGCCTTTAATAAAGCTTATGATGAGGATAACGTTTATTTTAGGATGGATAGTAGTATTATTGCTATTGAAAGTGCATCAGGAAAATTATTGTGGGAATATGCCATTGAATACGCTAGCCCCGTCGGAACACATCTTATTTGGGTATTTGATGAATGTATTGTTTATGGTGCTATTGATCGTTCAACTGGTCATCAAGTATTTGGGCTACTCAATAAAAATGGGGAAGAATTAAAGGTTATTAAAACACCTCATAGAATTTACAATAAAGGCATAAACAATAAGGAAGAACAAACGCTAAGTTTTGTATCGTTACATACAGAACATAATACAAGGTATTATTGTGTTTTTAATCCGCAATCGGGTGCTATTAATGAAATCAAAAAAATAGAAAATACAGTAGAGTTCCCATTTTTTGAAAACGAAAATCTATTGTTTGGAGGGAGTGATGGTGTATTTTTAGTTCGACAAGACAGTATCGAAAAAGTATATGACAAAAATATTCTTCATGTTGTCCATTTTGAAGATCAAACATGGATCGTAGAAGCGCTAGAGGATTCTTCAATGTTTGGCATAAAGAAATGGAATCAAACAAACGATTTAATATTTTCCTTTGAAAATGAAGCGCTACAAAAATCCACTTTTTCCAATATTCAGGTATTTGAGGATAAAATGTACATCACTTTGGGTGATGGTGGTGGTATGAATTGCTATGATTTAACTACTGGTAAGTTACGTTGGCAATTTGGAAAGGACAAAATGACAATAAATTCTTATACCATAACCCAAAATCAAGTTTTTGTTGTTGCTGAGACACTAGAAGCCGACCTCCAAATATCTATTATTGATGCGATGAATGGCAGCCTAATAGACAAGGTAGATACTGATATTGAGCCTGAATATATAACCCATATCAATGATAACATATACCTATCTGGTTTACTAGGAATGCAAGTTTATACACTAGCAACAGTATAA
- a CDS encoding pentapeptide repeat-containing protein produces MTNNQILKWGISLFVISLLTIITFVCSYNNIEGFSKILPFAFLGMSLRIIGEIIGLSRDRKTISNSMSFSEFIFSIWIIIGIATVIIFSSINAPFSSKVLGHPEFSNIDWSGKKLNQTSLKSARLDNALLVNVLLDSSDLSYSFFSNTNLSFSNLRHSNLSYITWDSINLIFSKMQGANLYGANLNFSEMYGANLDNANLKNANLSFSRMQGTNLYYANLSFSKMQGTNLNGANLSFSRMQSADLENADLHDADLRGANLRGANLKGAHLSRIKVNNTNFIKQLEQWDCKGIQEIKDKYYVDLQIHYFEWDKEKKHPYYLIKEKLTKSQNKE; encoded by the coding sequence ATGACAAATAATCAAATTTTAAAATGGGGAATAAGCTTGTTTGTTATCTCTTTATTAACAATTATAACATTTGTTTGTTCTTATAATAATATTGAAGGATTTTCTAAGATTTTACCTTTTGCTTTTTTAGGGATGTCTCTTAGAATAATTGGAGAGATAATTGGATTATCAAGAGATAGAAAGACTATAAGTAATAGTATGTCTTTTAGTGAGTTTATATTTTCAATTTGGATTATTATAGGTATAGCAACTGTAATAATTTTTTCATCAATTAACGCCCCCTTTTCTTCTAAAGTATTAGGTCATCCTGAATTTAGTAATATAGATTGGAGCGGAAAAAAGCTAAATCAGACTAGTTTAAAATCTGCAAGGCTAGATAATGCATTATTAGTTAATGTACTATTGGACTCAAGTGATTTAAGCTATTCCTTTTTTTCTAATACTAATTTGAGTTTTTCTAATTTAAGACATTCTAACTTAAGTTATATTACTTGGGATTCTATAAATCTTATTTTTTCGAAAATGCAAGGTGCAAATTTGTATGGTGCAAATTTAAACTTTTCGGAAATGTATGGTGCAAATTTAGACAATGCAAATTTAAAAAATGCAAATTTAAGCTTTTCAAGAATGCAAGGTACAAATTTGTATTATGCAAATTTAAGCTTTTCGAAAATGCAAGGTACAAATTTGAATGGTGCAAATTTAAGCTTTTCGAGAATGCAAAGTGCAGATTTAGAAAATGCAGATTTGCATGATGCAGATTTACGAGGTGCAAATTTACGAGGTGCAAATTTAAAGGGAGCTCACTTGAGTAGAATAAAAGTTAATAATACAAATTTCATCAAACAATTAGAACAATGGGACTGCAAAGGTATACAAGAAATAAAAGACAAATACTACGTAGATTTACAAATACACTATTTTGAATGGGATAAAGAAAAAAAACACCCATACTACCTAATAAAAGAAAAACTAACCAAGTCACAAAACAAAGAATAA
- a CDS encoding DUF4886 domain-containing protein yields the protein MMNKITFTFLFLVYSCAFLFGQETKRAFFIGNSYTYYNTLPALINSLANANGDTLIHASSTPGGAQLIQHINNTNTLNGIRQGNWDYVVIQEQSQKPSFSPSQVAVEVLPYAAQLDDSINFYNPCAETVFFMTWGRKNGDQSNCQFYPPICTYDGMQNRLRSSYLLMADQNEGICSPVGAAWKVARDSFPGIELYAPDGSHPSYAGSYLAACTFYATIFQKSPVGLAFYGSLTAGDAQILQNIAASVVLDSLPSWNIGDYDVVASFDTTIHLDSVQFYNNSTYSNNYYWNFGDSSAASMAANPSHIYDSAGTYLVTLIASDSCGNRDTTMQSVVINIITNVKKIKENKKNIFLYPNPASDCVTVASLKKIESIRIVNSFGGEVFYQKNMKSKKNVLYLKTYARGVYYVYIKLQNSKWILKKLVLQ from the coding sequence ATGATGAACAAAATTACGTTTACCTTTCTTTTTCTAGTTTACAGTTGTGCTTTTTTATTTGGACAAGAAACCAAACGAGCATTTTTTATAGGAAATAGTTATACCTATTACAACACCTTACCAGCTCTGATTAATAGTTTAGCGAACGCCAATGGAGATACCTTAATTCATGCGTCTAGCACTCCTGGTGGTGCCCAACTCATTCAGCATATTAACAATACAAATACGCTAAATGGAATTCGTCAAGGGAATTGGGATTATGTTGTGATACAAGAGCAGAGTCAAAAACCTTCTTTTTCTCCGAGTCAGGTTGCGGTAGAAGTGTTGCCTTATGCAGCACAATTAGACGACAGCATCAATTTTTACAACCCCTGTGCAGAAACAGTTTTTTTTATGACTTGGGGCAGAAAGAATGGAGATCAGAGCAATTGTCAATTTTATCCTCCAATATGTACCTATGATGGCATGCAAAATCGTTTAAGAAGTAGCTATTTGTTGATGGCAGATCAGAATGAGGGAATCTGTTCGCCAGTAGGAGCAGCTTGGAAAGTAGCACGAGATAGTTTCCCCGGAATAGAGCTTTATGCCCCAGATGGTAGCCATCCTTCTTATGCTGGATCTTATTTAGCGGCTTGTACTTTTTATGCGACCATTTTTCAAAAAAGTCCTGTGGGATTGGCTTTTTATGGAAGCTTAACAGCAGGAGATGCACAAATTTTGCAAAATATTGCTGCTTCGGTAGTCTTGGATAGTTTACCCAGTTGGAATATAGGTGATTATGATGTTGTGGCAAGTTTTGATACCACGATTCATTTAGATAGCGTACAATTTTATAACAATAGCACTTATTCTAATAATTATTATTGGAACTTTGGCGATTCATCAGCTGCTTCTATGGCTGCCAATCCATCCCATATATATGATAGTGCAGGAACTTATCTCGTCACTTTGATTGCTTCGGACAGTTGTGGAAATAGAGATACGACGATGCAAAGCGTTGTTATTAATATTATTACAAATGTGAAAAAAATAAAAGAAAATAAAAAAAATATTTTTTTATACCCAAATCCTGCAAGTGACTGTGTTACTGTAGCTTCGCTAAAAAAGATAGAATCGATTCGAATTGTAAATTCATTTGGAGGGGAAGTTTTTTATCAAAAAAATATGAAAAGCAAAAAAAATGTTTTATATTTGAAAACATACGCTAGAGGGGTTTATTATGTGTATATTAAACTCCAAAATAGCAAATGGATTTTGAAAAAACTTGTATTACAATAG
- a CDS encoding murein hydrolase activator EnvC family protein, which produces MKHYTFTFLLILIGCTTCLAQSRSDLEKKRRSINHEINKTNLLIRKTTNNKKATFQKLNLLKQQIDSREESIEVAMHHVDQIDTMIDRKMTVVEVLESDLVVLRSNYKKLIRQLYRYKISRNVISFLLSSNSFNQAYQRWIYIQHLEGYRNMQAKFIQQTQKDLTQRINQLEQQKSEQDLLLQQEIEQKQLLADEKKNKAQLIEQLKKKEARLRSDLKRKKRYKIQLNKKIERAILEQIASAKEAARKYQQQQTKKPRRQQQPAPSILLEDEASRQFAQQRGQLMSPIYHGVIVGYYGRRNHPLFQDVIVNNNGIDIKGQYNSVVRNVYKGEVVSIFTIPGFNNAVMVKHGNYYTTYSNIAKVYVKKGQRLKTGGQIGTIGRDTNAGGHVLHFEVWHNKSKENPANWIKR; this is translated from the coding sequence ATGAAACACTACACCTTTACATTTTTACTTATACTTATTGGTTGTACAACATGCCTAGCTCAATCTCGTTCTGATTTAGAGAAAAAAAGGCGTTCGATCAATCACGAGATCAATAAAACCAATCTGCTTATTCGCAAAACAACGAATAACAAAAAAGCAACCTTTCAAAAATTGAACCTTCTCAAACAGCAAATTGATTCAAGAGAAGAATCAATAGAAGTTGCCATGCATCATGTTGACCAAATAGATACCATGATTGATCGTAAAATGACGGTTGTAGAAGTGCTGGAGAGCGACTTAGTTGTCCTTCGATCTAATTATAAAAAATTAATTCGCCAGCTATATCGTTACAAAATTAGTCGTAATGTCATCTCGTTTTTGTTGTCTTCCAATAGTTTTAATCAAGCCTATCAACGTTGGATTTACATTCAGCATCTTGAGGGATACAGAAATATGCAAGCTAAATTCATTCAACAAACCCAAAAAGATTTAACACAGCGCATCAACCAGCTTGAACAACAAAAATCAGAACAAGACCTTTTGCTCCAACAAGAAATTGAACAAAAACAATTATTGGCAGATGAAAAGAAGAACAAAGCGCAACTAATTGAGCAACTCAAGAAAAAAGAAGCACGTCTTCGCTCTGATTTAAAACGAAAGAAACGTTATAAAATACAACTTAACAAAAAAATAGAAAGAGCAATATTAGAGCAAATTGCCTCCGCCAAAGAAGCCGCTCGAAAATACCAACAACAACAAACCAAGAAACCTAGGCGACAGCAACAGCCCGCTCCCTCTATCCTTTTAGAAGATGAAGCCAGTAGGCAATTTGCCCAACAACGAGGACAACTAATGTCTCCTATTTATCATGGCGTTATTGTAGGGTATTATGGGAGGCGAAATCACCCTTTATTTCAAGATGTGATTGTTAATAACAATGGAATTGACATCAAGGGGCAATACAACTCTGTTGTCCGAAATGTCTATAAAGGAGAAGTTGTTAGTATTTTTACAATTCCTGGTTTTAATAATGCTGTTATGGTTAAACATGGCAATTATTACACGACCTACTCTAATATTGCTAAGGTTTATGTAAAAAAGGGGCAACGCTTAAAAACAGGAGGACAAATTGGAACAATTGGGCGTGATACCAATGCAGGAGGACATGTTTTGCATTTTGAGGTTTGGCATAATAAATCCAAAGAGAATCCAGCCAATTGGATAAAAAGATAA
- a CDS encoding Nramp family divalent metal transporter, with protein MTKKNILQSLGPGLLFAGAAVGVSHLVYSTKAGAIYGFGLIWLVFMANIFKYPFFEFGPRYAAATGESLLRGYQRLGNWVLGLFSIITLCTMFTIQAAVTIVTASLAVHLFGNGISLMFWAAILLLVCAGILTIGRYKLLDNLMKFIIITLTLITFITVIIAFKQTTSPIRWAQEFPMEGIGLTFVIAFMGWMPAPLDLSVWHSLWALEKQKQTQDDFNLKKSLFDFNVGYIGTTILALFFVALGALVMYNSGTAFSPKGAVFAKQLIELYTTTLGNSMGLFIGLAAFITMFSTTVTCLDALPRSMAKAHVLLMKKNTATHSTNTQADSSRVYYFGWLGTLVIGSLVILNLFLTNMASFLMVATILSFLTTPFFAIVNYILVTRYLPKEQQPSMIIKALSGLGIVYLFVFCGIYIWSLL; from the coding sequence ATGACAAAAAAAAATATACTTCAATCATTAGGTCCAGGCTTATTGTTTGCTGGTGCAGCAGTAGGCGTTTCCCATTTGGTCTATTCCACAAAAGCAGGCGCCATTTATGGATTTGGATTAATATGGTTGGTCTTTATGGCCAATATTTTTAAATATCCATTTTTTGAATTCGGGCCACGCTATGCAGCGGCAACAGGAGAAAGTTTGTTAAGAGGCTATCAACGCTTAGGCAATTGGGTATTGGGCTTATTTAGCATCATCACCCTCTGCACTATGTTTACAATACAAGCAGCGGTAACCATTGTAACAGCTAGCCTAGCCGTTCATTTGTTTGGCAATGGAATCAGCCTAATGTTTTGGGCAGCAATTTTACTTCTTGTATGTGCTGGAATATTGACCATTGGGCGTTACAAATTGCTAGATAACTTAATGAAATTTATTATTATTACATTAACACTTATTACGTTTATCACTGTAATTATTGCGTTCAAGCAAACCACTAGCCCAATTCGTTGGGCACAAGAATTTCCGATGGAAGGAATAGGTTTAACCTTCGTAATTGCCTTCATGGGTTGGATGCCTGCCCCACTAGATCTATCGGTATGGCATTCGCTTTGGGCACTAGAAAAACAAAAACAAACGCAGGATGACTTTAATCTCAAAAAATCGCTCTTTGATTTTAACGTTGGCTACATAGGAACAACCATCTTAGCCCTATTTTTTGTTGCTTTAGGTGCCTTAGTTATGTACAACTCAGGAACAGCGTTTTCCCCCAAAGGAGCCGTTTTTGCTAAACAGTTGATTGAATTGTATACCACTACACTTGGTAATAGCATGGGGCTTTTTATTGGTTTAGCAGCCTTTATAACCATGTTTAGTACGACAGTAACTTGCCTAGATGCTCTACCTCGCTCTATGGCAAAAGCCCATGTTCTATTGATGAAAAAAAACACTGCAACTCATTCAACAAACACACAAGCAGATTCATCAAGAGTTTATTATTTTGGTTGGCTGGGCACCTTAGTCATTGGATCATTGGTTATACTCAACTTATTTTTGACCAATATGGCATCCTTCTTAATGGTTGCAACCATTCTATCTTTCCTAACCACCCCTTTTTTCGCTATTGTCAATTATATTCTAGTAACTCGCTACTTGCCTAAAGAACAACAACCCTCAATGATTATTAAAGCCTTAAGTGGTTTAGGAATTGTATATTTATTTGTATTTTGCGGCATCTATATTTGGAGTCTATTATAA
- a CDS encoding saccharopine dehydrogenase family protein, with product MVRYDIILYGATGFTGRQAVAYFQEHAPISVRWAIAGRNEEKLLALKQELNLFADALVADALNNEEIDILVQQTQVFLTTVGPYALYGNNIVANCAKYGVHYVDITGESPWVRDMLDQYGSLAQKTGAKIIPFCGFDSIPADLGVWFLQKYMRESWQSELVKADGYYTLAQVGLNGGTLLSALNMLQQKETKRLANPQLLIQDLKYHNFIPPTKRVWKNHYAEDIQGWVYPFFMADINTKVVYRSIGLAAEYELPHPKEFVYQEYHAIGKRIPALLASVGMLSFGVLGQFNWFRKAAQKLGPQSGEGPNQEAIENGFFKLRIIGNDNKGNRAIMTMNYQGDAGNKATTCFICECALALSLDHKQLPNYTGFLTPTIALGSILFERLIAADLQISCETI from the coding sequence ATGGTAAGATATGACATTATACTTTATGGCGCAACAGGTTTTACAGGTAGACAAGCAGTAGCCTATTTTCAAGAACATGCCCCCATCTCTGTTCGTTGGGCTATTGCAGGAAGAAATGAAGAAAAATTATTAGCACTAAAACAAGAATTAAATTTATTTGCTGATGCTCTTGTTGCCGATGCCTTAAATAATGAAGAGATTGATATTTTAGTCCAACAGACACAAGTTTTTTTAACAACAGTAGGTCCTTATGCCCTATATGGAAACAACATTGTAGCCAACTGCGCAAAGTATGGCGTTCATTATGTAGACATTACAGGTGAATCTCCTTGGGTACGTGATATGTTGGATCAATATGGCTCTCTCGCCCAAAAAACAGGCGCTAAAATTATCCCATTTTGCGGATTCGATAGTATTCCTGCCGATTTAGGGGTATGGTTTTTACAAAAATACATGCGAGAAAGCTGGCAATCAGAGTTGGTAAAAGCAGATGGTTATTATACCCTAGCCCAAGTAGGGCTTAATGGTGGCACCCTGCTTTCTGCCCTAAATATGCTTCAACAAAAAGAAACCAAACGTTTAGCAAATCCTCAATTGCTAATTCAAGATTTAAAATACCACAATTTTATCCCCCCAACAAAACGAGTCTGGAAAAACCATTATGCAGAAGATATACAAGGCTGGGTTTATCCATTTTTTATGGCAGATATTAACACCAAAGTAGTCTATAGGAGTATTGGTCTAGCTGCGGAGTATGAATTGCCACATCCCAAAGAATTTGTCTATCAAGAATACCATGCTATTGGTAAGCGGATTCCCGCTCTCCTAGCCTCAGTTGGAATGCTTTCATTTGGAGTTTTAGGGCAATTTAACTGGTTCCGAAAAGCCGCTCAAAAACTAGGCCCTCAATCAGGAGAAGGACCGAATCAGGAAGCAATAGAAAATGGATTTTTTAAGCTGCGAATCATTGGTAATGACAACAAAGGAAATCGAGCCATTATGACCATGAACTACCAAGGAGATGCTGGAAATAAGGCCACAACTTGTTTTATTTGCGAATGCGCATTAGCTTTGTCCCTAGACCATAAACAACTTCCCAACTATACTGGCTTTTTAACGCCAACCATTGCTTTGGGCAGTATTCTATTTGAACGATTGATTGCAGCCGATTTACAGATAAGTTGTGAAACTATTTGA
- a CDS encoding SRPBCC family protein, giving the protein MKVLNIHKRIIQQPIAPIAALLKTLASPNDQIWPTEQWPRMKLNNGLNVDSTGGHGPIHYRVQTYLPNQLVEFKFIAPKAFKGTHKFELIELAPNQTIIQHSLDMKVTGIGILTWSIGIRWLHDALIEDAFDKVENQFLETPKKTSWNLWVRLLRKAL; this is encoded by the coding sequence ATGAAGGTTCTCAATATTCACAAAAGGATTATCCAACAACCTATTGCTCCAATTGCTGCCTTACTAAAAACTCTAGCAAGCCCTAATGACCAAATTTGGCCCACTGAGCAATGGCCTAGAATGAAATTAAACAATGGCTTAAACGTAGATTCTACAGGGGGGCATGGTCCAATTCACTACCGTGTACAAACGTATCTCCCTAATCAACTCGTTGAATTTAAATTTATAGCTCCCAAAGCATTTAAGGGCACCCATAAATTTGAGTTGATTGAATTAGCTCCTAATCAGACCATCATACAACACAGCCTAGATATGAAGGTAACAGGAATTGGCATATTAACTTGGTCCATAGGAATCCGCTGGCTTCATGATGCTCTAATTGAAGACGCTTTTGACAAGGTAGAAAACCAGTTTTTGGAAACGCCCAAAAAAACAAGCTGGAATCTATGGGTTCGGTTGCTTCGCAAAGCATTATAA
- a CDS encoding aspartate-semialdehyde dehydrogenase — MKVAVVGVTGMVGQVMCKVLEERNFPITEFLPVASERSVGQEITFKGKQHKVISIKDAIEQAPNLAIFSAGGSIAKQFAPLFAAVGTTVVDNSSAFRMDEDKPLIVPEVNLHCLKESDKIIANPNCSTIQLVVALKPLHDAYGVDRLVISTYQSMTGTGVQAVQQYKEEMETGHATNPAYPHPIFQNCLPHCDVFFDNGYTREELKLVHETRKILENNNLRITATAVRVPVQGGHSESVNVSFLKDFEITELKTILEDTEGIIVLDDPTNNTYPMPLNAHHKDDVFVGRIRRDESNEKTLNMWVVADNLRKGAATNAIQIAEYLLQKGWLTNEIKTALVD, encoded by the coding sequence ATGAAAGTAGCTGTTGTTGGCGTCACTGGGATGGTGGGCCAAGTTATGTGCAAAGTATTGGAAGAACGCAACTTCCCTATTACTGAATTCTTACCTGTCGCTTCTGAGCGTTCGGTAGGGCAAGAAATCACATTTAAAGGCAAGCAACATAAGGTAATTAGTATTAAGGATGCGATAGAACAAGCACCTAATTTGGCAATTTTTTCGGCAGGAGGTAGTATTGCCAAACAATTTGCACCTTTGTTTGCAGCTGTTGGCACCACGGTGGTTGACAATTCTTCTGCCTTTAGAATGGACGAGGACAAACCACTGATTGTACCTGAGGTAAATCTTCACTGCTTAAAAGAAAGCGATAAAATCATTGCCAACCCAAACTGTTCGACCATCCAATTGGTAGTTGCTTTGAAACCTCTACACGATGCTTATGGAGTGGATCGATTAGTCATTTCTACCTATCAATCGATGACGGGTACGGGAGTGCAGGCGGTACAACAATACAAGGAAGAAATGGAAACTGGTCATGCCACAAATCCAGCTTACCCACACCCTATTTTTCAAAATTGCTTGCCTCACTGCGATGTTTTTTTCGACAATGGGTATACTCGAGAAGAGCTAAAGCTAGTTCACGAAACTCGTAAAATATTAGAAAACAACAATTTAAGAATTACTGCAACGGCTGTTCGTGTTCCTGTACAAGGAGGGCATTCAGAAAGCGTTAATGTTAGCTTTCTTAAAGATTTTGAAATTACAGAATTAAAAACTATATTAGAAGATACGGAAGGTATTATTGTCTTAGATGATCCTACTAACAATACATATCCAATGCCTCTAAATGCTCATCATAAGGATGATGTTTTTGTGGGTAGAATCCGTAGAGATGAATCGAATGAAAAAACACTTAATATGTGGGTTGTTGCTGACAATCTTCGGAAAGGTGCTGCGACCAATGCTATTCAAATAGCAGAATATTTATTGCAAAAAGGCTGGTTAACTAATGAAATAAAAACTGCGTTAGTTGATTAA